From Pseudomonas sp. CCI4.2, one genomic window encodes:
- a CDS encoding adenosylmethionine--8-amino-7-oxononanoate transaminase, with product MGLNNQWMQRDLAVLWHPCTQMKDHESLPLIPIKSGKGVWLEDFEGKRYLDAVSSWWVNVFGHSNPRINQRIKDQVDQLEHVILAGFSHQPVIELSERLIKMTPKGLTRCFYADNGSSCIEVALKMSFHYWLNRGQPNKKRFVTLTNSYHGETMAAMSVGDVPLFTETYKALLLDTIKVPSPDCYHRPEGMSWEEHSRNMFVAMEQTLAEHHDTVAAVIVEPLIQGAGGMRMYDPIYLKLLRDACDRYGVHLIHDEIAVGFGRTGTMFACEQAGITPDFLCLSKALTGGYLPLAACITTDDVYDAFYDDYSSLRAFLHSHSYTGNPLACAAALATLDIFEQDNVIENNKALATRMGTATAHLVDHPNVSEVRQTGMALAIEMVQDKATKTAYPWQERRGLKVFQHALERGALLRPLGSVVYFLPPYVITPEEIDFLAEVATEGIDIATRTSVSVAVHENFHPNFRDPG from the coding sequence ATGGGCTTGAATAACCAGTGGATGCAACGCGACCTCGCGGTGCTCTGGCATCCTTGCACCCAGATGAAAGACCACGAAAGCCTGCCGCTGATCCCGATCAAAAGCGGCAAGGGCGTATGGCTCGAAGACTTCGAAGGCAAACGCTACCTCGACGCGGTTAGCTCGTGGTGGGTTAACGTTTTCGGCCACTCTAATCCGCGCATCAACCAGCGGATCAAGGATCAAGTCGATCAATTGGAACACGTCATCCTCGCTGGCTTCAGTCATCAGCCGGTGATCGAACTCTCCGAGCGCCTGATCAAGATGACGCCCAAGGGCCTGACCCGCTGTTTCTATGCTGACAACGGTTCATCGTGCATTGAAGTCGCGCTGAAAATGAGTTTTCACTACTGGCTCAATCGCGGTCAGCCGAATAAAAAGCGCTTCGTCACCCTGACCAACAGCTACCACGGCGAAACCATGGCCGCGATGTCAGTGGGCGACGTGCCATTGTTTACCGAGACTTATAAAGCGCTGTTGTTAGACACGATCAAAGTGCCAAGCCCGGATTGCTACCACCGGCCCGAGGGCATGAGCTGGGAAGAACATTCGCGCAACATGTTCGTCGCCATGGAGCAGACCCTGGCCGAGCACCATGACACCGTCGCCGCAGTCATCGTCGAGCCGTTGATTCAGGGCGCAGGCGGCATGCGTATGTATGACCCGATTTACCTCAAGCTATTGCGCGACGCCTGCGACCGCTACGGCGTGCATTTGATTCACGACGAAATCGCTGTAGGTTTCGGCCGGACGGGCACCATGTTCGCCTGCGAACAAGCCGGCATTACCCCGGACTTTCTGTGTTTGTCCAAAGCGTTGACCGGTGGTTACTTGCCGCTGGCCGCCTGCATCACCACTGATGATGTGTACGACGCGTTCTACGACGACTACTCATCCTTGCGCGCCTTCCTGCATTCCCACAGCTATACCGGCAATCCCCTCGCGTGTGCGGCGGCGTTGGCGACGCTGGATATCTTCGAACAAGACAACGTGATCGAAAACAACAAAGCCCTGGCGACGCGTATGGGCACGGCGACTGCGCATTTGGTTGACCACCCGAATGTGTCTGAAGTGCGACAGACCGGCATGGCATTGGCCATCGAAATGGTCCAGGACAAAGCCACGAAAACCGCTTACCCGTGGCAAGAGCGGCGCGGTTTGAAGGTGTTTCAGCATGCGCTGGAGCGTGGCGCCCTGCTCCGTCCATTGGGCAGCGTGGTCTATTTCCTGCCGCCCTACGTAATCACCCCCGAGGAAATCGACTTCCTCGCCGAAGTCGCCACCGAAGGCATCGACATCGCCACCCGCACGAGCGTCAGCGTGGCCGTGCACGAGAACTTCCACCCGAATTTTCGTGATCCGGGCTAG